CCACGTCGTCGTCGTCACCCACGGACTGGTCTGCCGAGCCCTCGTCGAGCGCCACCTCGCCCTCGCCGCCGGCACGACGGCGCCGGCACTCTGGGGCAACACCGCGCTCACGGAGGTCGAGACGGGCCCGCCGTGGACCGTACGCCTCCTCGCCTGCACCGCGCACCTCGACGATGACGGGTGGCCGCCCGCTCCGGGCGCGGTGTGATCCGTTTAGGCGCGCGCCGCGTCCGGAACGTCCGCCCCGAAGCCGCCGTCATCGGACGGGTCGCCGGCGCACTTCATGGCGTCGGACGCCTCTCGAGGACGATCGCGTCGTCGAAGGCCGCTTGCCAGTGGCCGAACCACGTGCAGCCGAGGGCCCGCCGCGGGAAGCCGAGCGCCCGCAGCTCGTCCGCCATCGGGTGCGTCCCGAGCGCCACGGTCGCGCCCCCGAGGCGGAACCCGACTCCCTCCGCGCGCATCCGCGACGGGGTCTTGAAGAGGCTTCCGTCGCGCCAGGCGTACGCATCCTGCGGGATCTCGGCGAGCGTCCGCGTCCCGCCGCGAGGCATCGCGAGGGTCAGCACGTGGGCGCCGTCGGCCGCGAGCCGGCACACGCGCTGGTCGCCGACGTCCTCGAACGCGATCTCGTCGACGGTCTTCGGGAAGCCCCAGATGTCGCGTCCCGCATCGCGCGAGAAGCTCGTCGTGACCGGCAGGCGGTGGACGTAGGCTCCGAGCGTGCCCCGCCGCGACGCCGCCACCAGCCCGAGGAGCGGCCACGGCCGCGTCGCTCCGTAGGTCA
This genomic window from Deltaproteobacteria bacterium contains:
- a CDS encoding acetoacetate decarboxylase family protein; translated protein: MTGAPAADSAPPTHLVQGRAVRIPVVVRDAVAMSAMFPVRSADVRRLLPTPRLHPAEWLPGWAICVLAAVEYKENDLGSYNELGVNFLVTYGATRPWPLLGLVAASRRGTLGAYVHRLPVTTSFSRDAGRDIWGFPKTVDEIAFEDVGDQRVCRLAADGAHVLTLAMPRGGTRTLAEIPQDAYAWRDGSLFKTPSRMRAEGVGFRLGGATVALGTHPMADELRALGFPRRALGCTWFGHWQAAFDDAIVLERRPTP